AGCACGCTGGTCGACGTTCTCATGACCCGCGCCGACGACGCACTCGGCCAGCACGCGCTGGGCCACGAGCACGCCCAGCGTCTCGCCGAGTGGGCCGACGGCGACGCGAACGACGCGCTCGCGGCGCTGTTCGTCGCCGCGGACGCCGCCCTGCGCGCAGAGAGCGAGCGCATCGAGGACGCACACGTCACCACCGGCATCGCGGACGTTCCCACTCAGCCGGTCTCGCTCACGCGCGTGTTCGCGCTGTCGGCGGACTGCCAGTCGGTCCTGCGAGAACTCGTCGCGCTCGATCCCGACCGGCACCCGACCGTCGACGCGGCGGCGGCAGCGATCACCGACCGGGACCCGATCGATCTCTCGACGAGGACGGTGCGGCGGTTCCTCCGAGAGCTGGCGACGGACGGCGTGCTCGAACGGACACGCGGCTCGGGCGGGAACCGGGGAACTCCCCCCGAGCTACTCGAACCGCGCTTCTCCCCGATCCTGTTCAAGCGGCTGTACGACCACACGCGGTCGACCGGCGAGACGACGGGAACGCCCCAGTCAGACGGGGCGATCACCGCGACAGCACCGTCCCGAACAGAGAGTGAGCGTTAAGTAACGGGATTACAACATCCGAGTATGTCTCTCGATTCGACCGGCTACGCCGCTGTCGCGATGGTCTCGTGGGGCCTGTGGGCGGTGTTCGTCGAGCTCGCGATGTCGCGGTCGAGCCACCGTCCGGTCCTGTTGCTCTCGTATGGCTTCGCCGCCGTCCTCGTTGTGGGCTACTCGGCGACGACCGGAGCGGGGTTCGACATCTCGGCGTCGGTGGTGGCGTTGAGCCTCGCTGGCGGCCTGTTTGCCGGCGGTGGAACGCTCGCGTACTATCTCGCGCTGGAGCACGGCGGGGTGGGAACGGCGACGACGATCACCGCACTCTACTTCGTCGTCGCGGCCATCATCGGCGTGACGCTGCTCGACGAACCGCTGTCGGCCTCGAAGGTGGTGGGCATCGGACTGGCGGTCGCGAGCGTGGTCCTGATCTCCTGATACTACCGGCTGTCCATCTGTGAACGATTTCGCCACCCCGGCGTGGCGAAGCTCTTCACGAAGGTACAGCCGGCAGTATGAGACGGCATCTCGTCGTCGTTTCGCTGGTCGATCGAACGTCGCCGTGTGGTCGATCCGGGACAGCCGACAGTACTCCGCATGGACCAGAGTGGGGCAGCTATCGCAGCGAGCGCGCAATTTCACACACTCGACCGGGAAGCCAGCTGTGATGGCGCAGCGACGGATAGAGTGCGTCGAAGAGAGGTTGTCTGAGTGTCGGTTCGCGTCGTTCGGCACAGAATTGGTCGACATAGCTATTATTCACCGATCCCAGAAATACAGACTTCTTTTTGTGCTCGGAGTGGTACCGATGTAGACGTATTTCAGTATATGTTCTCGGACCCCACTATTCGGCAATAAACGTGGCCCAAAACACATTCACCTTTCGAGATCCACGTGCGTTCTCTCAGGCCATCCAGAGCCGCAAGCGGGCTCGATGGCAGCGTGGCGACGGTAAACAACGAATGTATTCACTGTGTCCTGGCGAACTGGTGTAAATGCGAGTGGGGTCGGAAGAAAAACATTCGTAGAATTTAACCTGTTGCCGCGAATTAGGTGAAACGATATGGGTGGTCAACAGTTCGTAACGGAGTTCTCGCTGCCGGGGGTCGTCGACGGTGGGATCGAACGGGTGAACGTCGGCTCGTGGATCGGCGATTCGATCGTCGTCCTCGTGTTCTATCCCTCCGACTTCGGGCCGCGGTCCGGACAGAGCGCCGCGCTGTTGCGCGCGGTCGACGAGCTAACGGGCGAGGTCGACGCCAGGGCGGTCGGGATCGCGCCCGACTCGGTGTACAGCCACCGGCGGTTCGCCGCCGAGGCAGACGTGGACGTGCCCCTGGCCAGCGACGCCGACGGGTCGGTCACAGCGGCGTACGGGGTGGCCTCGACCGGCGAGGCCGGCCAGACCGTCGCCGAGCGGTCGCTGTTCGTCGTCGACTATCGCGGTGTCGTCGTCCACGAGTGGGCGGCCTCGGACA
Above is a genomic segment from Halomicrobium sp. LC1Hm containing:
- a CDS encoding EamA family transporter, which encodes MSLDSTGYAAVAMVSWGLWAVFVELAMSRSSHRPVLLLSYGFAAVLVVGYSATTGAGFDISASVVALSLAGGLFAGGGTLAYYLALEHGGVGTATTITALYFVVAAIIGVTLLDEPLSASKVVGIGLAVASVVLIS